The following coding sequences lie in one Zingiber officinale cultivar Zhangliang chromosome 2B, Zo_v1.1, whole genome shotgun sequence genomic window:
- the LOC122046676 gene encoding uncharacterized protein LOC122046676 isoform X1, with protein sequence MKGSTSRLHEVQPTRRSARLKSLQQVYESDVKLVDGSSEIQKYDNNADSGLRKPIKTEMMETEDETFLCKPREQVESYTSGTSDDQIDIPLKVLRKRCRKKTQNFLKGVSDVKVKQEEPDLEEPIINLKRRNLKGSIGHNKRRKSAFISLDPLVSTSSSCQLADTEQGCLLAIKDNTSTEMKVSEDTTHVDSNSTGGTHFLEDGAALVLKGDPICADVHKTFCHAKTDIVESSLNYQTEANHVVSATSMIGLLQKHNQISSTNLSMDECHKASSNIHVDSPIYNIVVIKNHDLPEEFFNSPLVRPDEDVFEDKQLPPMPNKFEIYQADGESREDTEPENNRNIHDIGKEHISLERDNSSLPNQNNIPSVSEAMRASPDSCNEEVVSTTMETNLTNRSKNETQRTFLLDEVTRGIEVEESNHPSIPICFQVKDVTNTHNLQCKEVYGLAEIFLQGNENSCCELINDASTNSLESVPSSQMCFSAMSESCSSVESSSKVESFCKVENNLTEQADKGTNSSSRICNSTNSDGLAEPNAQSSTAAPLFANASGIPQYTNDTSVKDTENSNYVVGEKLDANSNLQTMSSISIVVETRNEQPKCDEEMLEDHSPIKLLSYRKQTISPTSQEKLCQALSDIGLQDDSQLTDSPEKRKSLLLDKLLNVKKPSCIPSKKESELLMHHDHANKKPWDHSNVTPVGKTTLKFQEISGKMPSTTDMDMEKIIEFSERQMHDIERIATQLLKKLNTMKTIAETTVTSQAQSFLNASFATEEIKAATEDASELEKTTKKWLSIMKKDCIRFCKIIRSTDNKSTFPSNGTQKKRRITFADEVGGKLCHVKVFEQQPPPSFTLPEQAD encoded by the exons ATGAAGGGCTCAACGTCTAGACTTCATGAAGTGCAGCCCACACGGAGATCTGCCAGACTCAAATCCTTACAACAAGTATATGAATCAGATGTTAAACTAGTGGATGGATCTTCAGAAATCCAGAAATACGATAACAACGCTGATTCTGGCCTTAGAAAACCGATAAAGACTGAGATGATGGAAACAGAAGACGAAACTTTTTTATGCAAACCACGTGAACAAGTTGAATCTTATACTTCAGGTACCTCAGATGATCAAATTGACATTCCTCTGAAGGTTCTACGTAAAAGGTGTAGAAAGAAGACACAGAATTTCCTAAAAGGTGTCTCTGATGTTAAAGTAAAGCAAGAAGAACCTGATCTTGAGGAACCTATTATCAACTTAAAGCGAAGGAATTTGAAAGGATCTATTGGCCACAATAAGCGAAGAAAATCTGCATTTATATCTTTAGATCCTTTGGTTTCTACATCTTCATCATGTCAACTAGCAGATACCGAGCAAGGGTGTTTACTTGCAATAAAAGACAACACATCAACCGAAATGAAAGTTTCAGAGGACACTACACATGTAGACTCAAATTCTACAGGAG GAACCCACTTTTTGGAAGATGGTGCAGCCCTTGTTCTAAAGGGAGATCCTATTTGTGCTGACGTTCATAAAACATTTTGTCATGCTAAAACTGACATCGTGGAAAGTTCATTGAATTATCAAACTGAAGCTAATCATGTTGTCTCCGCTACCTCAATGATTGGTTTGCTTCAGAAACACAATCAAATTAGTTCAACTAACCTCTCTATGGATGAATGTCATAAAGCCTCTTCTAACATTCATGTCGACTCTCCTATCTACAATATTGTTGTTATAAAAAATCATGACCTTCCTGAAGAATTTTTTAATAGTCCTCTTGTTAGACCTGATGAAGACGTTTTTGAAGATAAGCAGCTTCCTCCAATGCCtaataaatttgaaatatatCAAGCTGATGGAGAATCCAGAGAAGATACTGAACCTGAAAATAATAGGAATATTCATGACATTGGCAAAGAACATATTAGTCTGGAGAGGGACAATAGTTCACTGCCAAACCAGAACAATATTCCATCAGTTTCAGAAGCGATGAGAGCTTCTCCTGATAGTTGCAATGAGGAGGTTGTCTCTACTACGATGGAGACTAATCTTACAAACAGAAGCAAAAATGAGACTCAAAGGACATTTTTACTGGATGAAGTTACTCGTGGGATTGAAGTGGAAGAGAGTAATCATCCTAGTATACCGATATGCTTTCAGGTGAAAGATGTAACTAACACTCATAACCTACAGTGCAAGGAAGTATATGGGTTGGCAGAAATATTTTTGCAGGggaatgaaaattcatgttgtgAGTTAATTAATGAtgcatcaacaaattcacttgaaTCTGTACCATCCTCCCAGATGTGCTTCAGTGCAATGAGTGAGTCCTGTAGTTCTGTTGAAAGCTCAAGCAAGGTGGAATCTTTCTGTAAAGTGGAAAACAATTTGACAGAGCAAGCAGATAAAGGAACCAATTCCTCATCTCGAATCTGTAATTCAACTAATTCAGATGGGTTGGCTGAACCTAATGCACAATCTTCTACAGCAGCTCCTCTGTTTGCTAATGCAAGCGGAATTCCGCAATACACCAATGATACTTCAGTGAAGGATACAGAAAACTCAAATTATGTAGTGGGAGAAAAGTTGGATGCCAATTCAAATCTGCAAACTATGAGTTCAATATCTATTGTGGTTGAAACAAGGAATGAACAACCTAAATGTGATGAAGAGATGTTGGAAGATCATAGTCCAATAAAGCTACTATCATATAGGAAG CAGACAATTTCTCCCACCTCTCAGGAAAAGCTTTGTCAGGCGTTGAGTGATATTGGATTGCAAGATGACAGTCAATTAACTG ATTCCCCTGAAAAAAGGAAGAGTCTGTTATTAGACAAATTGCTCAATGTAAAGAAACCCTCATGCATTCCAAGTAAGAAGGAATCTGAATTGCTTATGCACCATGATCATGCGAATAAGAAGCCTTGGGATCATTCAAATGTCACTCCAGTTGGGAAAACAACTCTCAAGTTCCAGGAAATTTCTGGAAAGATGCCTTCAACAACTGACATGGATATGgagaaaatcattgaattttcagaGCGGCAAATGCACGACATAGAAAGAATTGCTACACAGCTCTTGAAGAAATTGAATACCATGAAGACCATTGCAGAAACAACTGTCACTTCACAAGCACAATCTTTCCTAAATGCATCATTTGCTACTGAGGAG ATAAAGGCAGCTACTGAAGATGCTTCTGAACTTGAAAAGACCACTAAGAAATGGTTGTCTATAATGAAAAAGGACTGCATTCGTTTCTGTAAAATAATA AGGTCAACAGACAACAAATCAACTTTTCCATCCAACGGTACTCAAAAGAAGAGGAGAATAACATTTGCCGACGAAGTTGGTGGCAAGCTATGCCATGTCAAAGTTTTCGAGCAGCAGCCACCACCCTCATTCACCTTACCCGAGCAGGCTGATTAG
- the LOC122046676 gene encoding uncharacterized protein LOC122046676 isoform X2, with product MKGSTSRLHEVQPTRRSARLKSLQQVYESDVKLVDGSSEIQKYDNNADSGLRKPIKTEMMETEDETFLCKPREQVESYTSGTSDDQIDIPLKVLRKRCRKKTQNFLKGVSDVKVKQEEPDLEEPIINLKRRNLKGSIGHNKRRKSAFISLDPLVSTSSSCQLADTEQGCLLAIKDNTSTEMKVSEDTTHVDSNSTGGTHFLEDGAALVLKGDPICADVHKTFCHAKTDIVESSLNYQTEANHVVSATSMIGLLQKHNQISSTNLSMDECHKASSNIHVDSPIYNIVVIKNHDLPEEFFNSPLVRPDEDVFEDKQLPPMPNKFEIYQADGESREDTEPENNRNIHDIGKEHISLERDNSSLPNQNNIPSVSEAMRASPDSCNEEVVSTTMETNLTNRSKNETQRTFLLDEVTRGIEVEESNHPSIPICFQVKDVTNTHNLQCKEVYGLAEIFLQGNENSCCELINDASTNSLESVPSSQMCFSAMSESCSSVESSSKVESFCKVENNLTEQADKGTNSSSRICNSTNSDGLAEPNAQSSTAAPLFANASGIPQYTNDTSVKDTENSNYVVGEKLDANSNLQTMSSISIVVETRNEQPKCDEEMLEDHSPIKLLSYRKTISPTSQEKLCQALSDIGLQDDSQLTDSPEKRKSLLLDKLLNVKKPSCIPSKKESELLMHHDHANKKPWDHSNVTPVGKTTLKFQEISGKMPSTTDMDMEKIIEFSERQMHDIERIATQLLKKLNTMKTIAETTVTSQAQSFLNASFATEEIKAATEDASELEKTTKKWLSIMKKDCIRFCKIIRSTDNKSTFPSNGTQKKRRITFADEVGGKLCHVKVFEQQPPPSFTLPEQAD from the exons ATGAAGGGCTCAACGTCTAGACTTCATGAAGTGCAGCCCACACGGAGATCTGCCAGACTCAAATCCTTACAACAAGTATATGAATCAGATGTTAAACTAGTGGATGGATCTTCAGAAATCCAGAAATACGATAACAACGCTGATTCTGGCCTTAGAAAACCGATAAAGACTGAGATGATGGAAACAGAAGACGAAACTTTTTTATGCAAACCACGTGAACAAGTTGAATCTTATACTTCAGGTACCTCAGATGATCAAATTGACATTCCTCTGAAGGTTCTACGTAAAAGGTGTAGAAAGAAGACACAGAATTTCCTAAAAGGTGTCTCTGATGTTAAAGTAAAGCAAGAAGAACCTGATCTTGAGGAACCTATTATCAACTTAAAGCGAAGGAATTTGAAAGGATCTATTGGCCACAATAAGCGAAGAAAATCTGCATTTATATCTTTAGATCCTTTGGTTTCTACATCTTCATCATGTCAACTAGCAGATACCGAGCAAGGGTGTTTACTTGCAATAAAAGACAACACATCAACCGAAATGAAAGTTTCAGAGGACACTACACATGTAGACTCAAATTCTACAGGAG GAACCCACTTTTTGGAAGATGGTGCAGCCCTTGTTCTAAAGGGAGATCCTATTTGTGCTGACGTTCATAAAACATTTTGTCATGCTAAAACTGACATCGTGGAAAGTTCATTGAATTATCAAACTGAAGCTAATCATGTTGTCTCCGCTACCTCAATGATTGGTTTGCTTCAGAAACACAATCAAATTAGTTCAACTAACCTCTCTATGGATGAATGTCATAAAGCCTCTTCTAACATTCATGTCGACTCTCCTATCTACAATATTGTTGTTATAAAAAATCATGACCTTCCTGAAGAATTTTTTAATAGTCCTCTTGTTAGACCTGATGAAGACGTTTTTGAAGATAAGCAGCTTCCTCCAATGCCtaataaatttgaaatatatCAAGCTGATGGAGAATCCAGAGAAGATACTGAACCTGAAAATAATAGGAATATTCATGACATTGGCAAAGAACATATTAGTCTGGAGAGGGACAATAGTTCACTGCCAAACCAGAACAATATTCCATCAGTTTCAGAAGCGATGAGAGCTTCTCCTGATAGTTGCAATGAGGAGGTTGTCTCTACTACGATGGAGACTAATCTTACAAACAGAAGCAAAAATGAGACTCAAAGGACATTTTTACTGGATGAAGTTACTCGTGGGATTGAAGTGGAAGAGAGTAATCATCCTAGTATACCGATATGCTTTCAGGTGAAAGATGTAACTAACACTCATAACCTACAGTGCAAGGAAGTATATGGGTTGGCAGAAATATTTTTGCAGGggaatgaaaattcatgttgtgAGTTAATTAATGAtgcatcaacaaattcacttgaaTCTGTACCATCCTCCCAGATGTGCTTCAGTGCAATGAGTGAGTCCTGTAGTTCTGTTGAAAGCTCAAGCAAGGTGGAATCTTTCTGTAAAGTGGAAAACAATTTGACAGAGCAAGCAGATAAAGGAACCAATTCCTCATCTCGAATCTGTAATTCAACTAATTCAGATGGGTTGGCTGAACCTAATGCACAATCTTCTACAGCAGCTCCTCTGTTTGCTAATGCAAGCGGAATTCCGCAATACACCAATGATACTTCAGTGAAGGATACAGAAAACTCAAATTATGTAGTGGGAGAAAAGTTGGATGCCAATTCAAATCTGCAAACTATGAGTTCAATATCTATTGTGGTTGAAACAAGGAATGAACAACCTAAATGTGATGAAGAGATGTTGGAAGATCATAGTCCAATAAAGCTACTATCATATAGGAAG ACAATTTCTCCCACCTCTCAGGAAAAGCTTTGTCAGGCGTTGAGTGATATTGGATTGCAAGATGACAGTCAATTAACTG ATTCCCCTGAAAAAAGGAAGAGTCTGTTATTAGACAAATTGCTCAATGTAAAGAAACCCTCATGCATTCCAAGTAAGAAGGAATCTGAATTGCTTATGCACCATGATCATGCGAATAAGAAGCCTTGGGATCATTCAAATGTCACTCCAGTTGGGAAAACAACTCTCAAGTTCCAGGAAATTTCTGGAAAGATGCCTTCAACAACTGACATGGATATGgagaaaatcattgaattttcagaGCGGCAAATGCACGACATAGAAAGAATTGCTACACAGCTCTTGAAGAAATTGAATACCATGAAGACCATTGCAGAAACAACTGTCACTTCACAAGCACAATCTTTCCTAAATGCATCATTTGCTACTGAGGAG ATAAAGGCAGCTACTGAAGATGCTTCTGAACTTGAAAAGACCACTAAGAAATGGTTGTCTATAATGAAAAAGGACTGCATTCGTTTCTGTAAAATAATA AGGTCAACAGACAACAAATCAACTTTTCCATCCAACGGTACTCAAAAGAAGAGGAGAATAACATTTGCCGACGAAGTTGGTGGCAAGCTATGCCATGTCAAAGTTTTCGAGCAGCAGCCACCACCCTCATTCACCTTACCCGAGCAGGCTGATTAG